One Limnothrix sp. FACHB-406 DNA window includes the following coding sequences:
- a CDS encoding response regulator, which translates to MQGQLSEIDIRSLLHLIELGQRTGELYLEVEGAHPGDRRSWFVFFRQGAIVYCTSGEGGTTRLRDYLHRYALEAAIDELSVSKMASISEPEYGYLWALLETHQLEPVQGRNILQAMVHEALFDLLTVHEGRFIFNMGEAIAPHLTSLAVSPLISQVAQELQDWKQLYPYVQSPDLCPVLTDVQRLREVLPAQTLQTFSEWATGSITLRQIARYRQRPLLAVAQALYPYIQEGLVQLIEPPLEHSAARSRWHQVMTVQDPNPRAPRIVCIEDSPAVCRAIEQGLQLLGYDVVGFLSALEAISQVFELRPDLILCDIAMPHLDGYELCAMLRQTRLFRHVPIIMITGREGFLDRTQARLAGATDYLTKPFKRQELKALIERYIGSGRLEPAPEEEISDLALSTAESLPVP; encoded by the coding sequence ATGCAAGGACAGCTCAGCGAGATTGATATCCGCAGCCTCCTGCACCTGATTGAGTTAGGCCAGCGCACGGGTGAACTGTATTTAGAAGTGGAAGGCGCTCACCCGGGCGATCGCCGCAGTTGGTTCGTCTTCTTTCGCCAAGGGGCGATCGTTTACTGCACCTCCGGGGAAGGGGGCACAACCCGCCTTCGGGACTATCTCCATCGCTATGCCTTGGAAGCCGCCATTGATGAGCTGTCAGTTTCCAAAATGGCTTCCATCAGCGAGCCGGAATATGGATATCTTTGGGCATTGCTGGAAACCCATCAACTGGAGCCGGTGCAGGGCCGCAACATCCTCCAAGCAATGGTGCATGAGGCCCTGTTTGATTTGCTGACGGTGCATGAGGGGCGGTTCATTTTCAATATGGGCGAGGCGATCGCGCCCCACTTAACCAGCTTGGCCGTTAGCCCGCTGATTTCCCAAGTGGCCCAGGAATTGCAGGACTGGAAACAACTCTATCCCTACGTGCAGTCGCCGGATTTGTGCCCCGTGTTGACGGATGTTCAGCGATTGCGAGAAGTGCTGCCGGCCCAAACCCTCCAAACCTTTAGCGAGTGGGCCACCGGGTCAATTACCCTGCGCCAAATTGCTCGCTATCGCCAGCGGCCGCTCCTGGCCGTGGCCCAGGCGCTTTATCCCTACATCCAGGAGGGGTTGGTGCAACTGATCGAGCCGCCCTTGGAGCATTCGGCCGCCCGATCGCGCTGGCATCAGGTCATGACCGTTCAGGATCCCAACCCGCGAGCACCGAGAATTGTTTGCATTGAAGACAGCCCCGCCGTTTGCCGCGCGATCGAGCAGGGGTTGCAGTTGTTGGGCTATGACGTGGTGGGCTTTCTCAGTGCCCTAGAAGCGATTAGCCAGGTGTTTGAGCTGCGGCCAGATTTGATCCTCTGCGATATTGCCATGCCCCATTTGGATGGCTATGAGCTATGCGCCATGTTGCGACAAACTCGATTGTTTCGGCATGTGCCCATCATCATGATCACGGGGCGGGAGGGGTTTCTCGATCGCACCCAAGCCCGCTTGGCCGGCGCAACCGACTACCTAACCAAGCCCTTCAAGCGCCAGGAATTAAAAGCCTTAATTGAGCGATATATCGGCTCTGGTCGCTTAGAACCAGCCCCTGAGGAGGAAATAAGCGATCTAGCGCTGTCTACGGCGGAATCTCTTCCCGTACCATAG